The Gouania willdenowi chromosome 3, fGouWil2.1, whole genome shotgun sequence genome includes the window TCAGTGACTGCAAACACAGAGTTTTTGACATTTCCTTACTGTCTAGCTTCTCTTGAAAATGGCATAAAAATATCTGCGACCAAATTCATTTCTTTTCCTCCTTCAAACATTGAGCGTGAAGAAAAGAACAGCTTCAGCTCTACATAGCTGCCACCCAAATGTGCACATTCAATCAAAAGATGTGCATCTGCTCACGTCAACGCCAGCTAGCCGCCCAGTGTCCAGAGTAACTGGTAATTGTGTCGCTAACTTGAAATTTGATTGGTTTACCCCACCTTCACGTTTTCAGCTGCTCTGTTGATTCTGAAGGCGTAAAAGCCGATTCATTAAACCCTGGAAATCCACGATGGCTGAAATAGGATTAGATAAAAGCTCTAACAAGCCGCAAAAGCCCAACCTGAGGCTGTTAGctatgaaaaaaaagagaatacacTCTTTGGAGCAATCTAATAATACATAATGACAGTATTCTGGTGATGTTTAGGCCAGAAAAGAAGGCCTTCCGGGCCCTGACGGCCTGCCACTTGTGTTAAtattttacttaaatctgaGCTTGTCCACACTTAGCCCAGTTGGATTCTTAATTCAAAGTTTTAATACATGTTGTGCAatttgtgccctagtttatTACATATTGATGTAAACTACTATTTACACAGCCAAAAGAATCGGCTTGTATGCAACGGTTCAGTCACAAACATTAGGGATCATCAGCTCCTGTGAGCCTACTTACATGTTCTTAAGGGGAAGAAAAGCGTCGTTTGTTTGGTTATCTTTCTCAGCTGGCGATTGTAGAATGTAGTCAGGAATGACGGCAAATGTAGAATCGCAAAAAAAACTAACCTGAACAAAAACACCCAGATGATAAAGTTCCACTAAAGTTGACTGATTTGTTGTGTCTATTCTTAGGGAGAAGCTTAAAGGTTTGCTTGACATGAGCAAGATGGACGTTACCAGTGGAAGAGATCCTTGTTCCCTCTCCAGCAGCCCAATGAGCAGCTCTCACTCCTGCCATGGAcatggaccaggaccaggaccgaGCCCCAGCTCCTGTCAGGGCCCATGCACGTGTCAACCTCCGGGACAAAGTCCACATCTTTGTCAAGGCCATCATACCTGTCATGGACCAGGTCCCATCTCCAGCCAGTGCCAAGCTTCTACACAGTGTCATGGCCCTGGTTCTGGAGCAGGGCTACGCCTTGGCCCGGAGACATGCACAGGTTCAGATCAAGAACCCACTTTTCCTTCTTTACCCGATGGTCTCCTCTCCAATGGGCCATCGCTCGCCTCCATCCCTGATTCACTGAATACCTCCCCGTCAAGCCTTCCTCCCATACCGGACATTCTGAGTCCAATGCCTGTGTATCCCGCTGGGGTGCTGCTGGTGTGCAACAGCTGTGTGTCCTACCAGCAGCTGGTGGACTCCCAGTCCCCTATGAGAAAGTGGGCTTTGCGGAGGAAAAACGAACCTCTTGAGGCTCGTTTACATCGTTTAGAGCGTGAGCGCACAGCCAAGAAAAACAAGCGGGCGTGTGAGACGGAAGACGAGAGGGAACTGAGGCGACTGCGGGACCGCGAGGCCAAACGGATGCAGAGGATGCAGGAAACGGACGAGCAGCGTTCACGCCGGCTGCAGAGAGACAGGGAGGCGATGCGTTTAAAGAGAGCCAATGAGACGCCAGAGAAAAGGCAGGCCAGGCTGATCCGTGAGAGGGAGGCAAAGAGGATCAAACGACGCCTAGAAAAAATCGACCCTGCCCTGAGGACACAGATCGAGCATGATCCTGCAGCTATGGCAGCCCTGACCGCTGACATGAGCCTGTTCCAGTTCCCCTGCCCCATGCCGGTCCCTTCTATGGACAACGGTCTGTTTATGAAGATGCCTTGATCTTGATCAGAGGAGAACCGCCAACTTTTAACAGCATCCTCAAACTCTGCACTGCAACCTTCAGGCTGACAAAGTCACAATCAACTCTTTCTTACTGGTTTCCTTCCAGTTTCACCCCTAGCCACACGATGACACTCTCCTTTGTCGCAAAAATGTATATTACATTTCTAATTTATTACAGTTGAAAGCAGGGTTTCGAATGTTTAATATCGTATAGGAGATACGATATGGGCGCTGGAAAGAGATTTGAAATAGTTCATATCTGATAGATTGGAGTGGCCCTCTTTTCTCCTGGTCACTGTGTCACCTCTCTTTATTCAAGCTGCTACCTTGGATCTATGGGAAACTCATTCACTCGCACTACTACCTCAGCCAGGGCTCGGACGGCACCCTCTTCCAAAGTCCTCCCACTTTAAAACTGTACAAAATTCCAGAAGATGCCGGGCATTTTCCatgtatttcttcttcttcattcagGCACTTTAATAGGACGCCAACGTTGACAGGAGTGATTTAACAGTGTGTTTTTATCAGATCACCATAAGGAGTGTCATATTAgcacaaatatatacagtatatggccTAATCACAGGAGAGTACAgcgtttgatttttttcttattttgttacagtatgtttttatttaaaatattggaTATTAGCAACAGTTGCTATGGTTtccactccccccccccccatctgcTCATAAAGTAGTAGGCTGGACAGGTGTTGTCCACATATGGTTTTGTATCGTACTATGGTGTAAGAAAAAGCAACTGCATCTTAAAAAGTAGCTTTCCTCTCCTCTTTAGAGTTGATCTTTAAATGTCTGCCTCGTTACGTTCCATTTGCcagctttttcctttttttttgtaacgcTCCAAGCATTTCATCAGTGTGACTTCTTTTTAACTCTGTTACAGAACTCAAAAAATGAGTTTGTGCTGCTGTTTCTCATTCTGCGTGTTACGTTATTTACCTCACATGTATTACGCTAATGTTCAGTCAGGCGGTGACAGAAACAAACATTTCACCTCAGAATGTGTTGCATTACTTGAattttagatgatttttttttaatggttttagaTCCATTTCAACACAAAAGGGGAGTTTTTTAATCACTATTATTGCATTTACGATGCAGTGCTGTGCAATTCTTGTAGCATCCACGTGCTTTCACGACTGCAGTGTTTTTGTAACGTTTAAACCTCAACACCACTTTGaggattagttttttttttttacatatttattaagTGTTAAAACAAGTGGTTATGATTTTGCTGGCAAAATGCaaaattcctttattttttttttttttacggttaATTTCCAACCAGTTGGTCATCTTACACTAAACAACGCAGGTGATTATATTCTATATTCATTGACTCATCCTTGCATATATTGTCATGCCACATGATGTGAATATATCTTTTCTGtgaaagtcattttgttttgttttttgtgtataagAACTTATTTTGGTTCCATGTTGAATGTCAACGTTTATCTTTCTGCCTAAAAACGCTACCTTCACTTTTTCCTGACGTTGCGTTTACAGATGCGAACATTCCCGTCGTCCATGAGCCGTGTTAAAGACACAAGCGTTCATTCCATTTGAGTCGTTCCTGAACAACAGTCAGCCTTTCAGTCTATAATTGAATAAATGTTCAGTGCTTCACCGACGTATTAGACCACCAACAAATGCATAAGCATCCACTACCATAAATCTACAAGCATTAtttagaaatgcatttttctataattaataTTGTgatcatacatatatatatatatatatatataattaaatctgcaattttgtaaataaataaacaaatgatggaaaaacttaaaattaatacattattttcaGTGGTAAATGCTTGattgcagggttggggttaattacatttttcagttacaattacgttttcaattacccatgttcaattatgattacaatgaccagcattttttccaattccaattatttttatcctcagaaagtcaaaaacaattactaaagtttaattacaattaatcacaataactgagtctgaaatatataacctaataaaagttatccttccttgtgttagctttgttagcatctcttatgataacggtcCTAAATCAGATGTAAAACACTCTAAAAaccaatatctatcatctcatttatttcctatctattgtttaccttgttaggcttcctaattaatgactatataggttttaatatttttggtgtgggcgtctgagccttttttgtgtcagtatagccctcgatttccatttctttttaatggtaaaatgtgagaaagcttgatattgaacgtattttaataattaactacatatgtatacagctgtaacatggttccccagttttgtgttaaattataattgacatttttttaaatataattttcatggcaattgcaattacaaagtcaattgcctaaactcaattacaattatgacataattgtaattaattatcagttacaCAATTAATATTTAACCCAACCCTGATTTGGAAAAAGTCCAGAGAGCTCTAAATTATGAATCAACCAagggttttaaaaaaattaaagcaatgactgtaaatgtttaaatctgcATGTGATGACAGGTGGTGTAATACATTTGTTGAGCACTGTATCTATAAATGGACGTTCTTTTTGAGCATCAAACCTCTATGCAACTGCTGCGTTCTTTATGAAGGACAACGACTTcacttttcactgaaactatgCAGAACACAAACCGGCTTCATAATGAAGAGTTCAGCGTCTCAGGCCATTTTAACTCAGTGAGCAGCAACCATTGGCCATCTGTAGACCTGTTGCATGATGGGAACAGTTTAgggaaaaaaaggggggggggggggtctccctGCCACCTCAGCAATGACCACACACTCCAAGGCAGATCTGTGTCCTACGAATACTGGGTATTCTCACAGATTCCTCTTTGGTTTAGGGTCACTGTGACACTGATGACTGTGGACTTTGGGCTAAAGTTAGTTTTACCAGCAGGTCTCCCTGTAATGATTAGATAAGCACTGCATGTTGTGTAAAATGCACTTAATATGGTCATCATGAGCTTGTGTACTGCTGTAAGTTTCTGCCTGCCTGTTTGATACATACCACGCatcaaaatattgtttttaaatgttggcCTTTTACAGATTACAATATCAGGTTTATCTCCCAATGACTATGTTTACAAAAATCAACCTGAATGAGGCCAAATGAAAGAATTGAAACTGCTAATGAGAACTATCTGTGATAATGATGCTTTCTGACTGGATTGCATGTGTGGAGCACCGTCCTGTTACTGGATTACCAGATGTACAGACCACGATGAAACCTGCTTCTgaatgtggaaataaacattGAGTTTATTATGGAGTGGAAACGTTTATTGATTCTTCATAATATTTGTTAGTAGGGGTGGGGCAAAAAAAATATCGATTCACATTGGAATCGCAATTCTAATCATCCACGATTCTGAATCGATTGATAAACttcaaaaatcgatttaaaaaaaaaaagatatatttttaaaaaaaattttgctTAACAATGTGATAACCCGACAGCATACACCTAGAGTACAATGGTAATGAAATaagatataataaaaacattttttacattgaCTCAGCCAGCAGCCCCAGCGCCCTAAGAGGCTGAAGGGCCCAACACAGTACCCACCTCCCCCCAGGCCCCCTctactctttttttcttttgccacataatttatttatttttattttttgtatacattGAACTTATTCTTGTAGTCACAGAGGTAAGACTTACTTCTGCAAGAAAGGCTGGCCTAAGCTTTTTTAtaggcaattttttttcttgtatagtaagtttttatttgtttcgaatgaataaatgttaccttgtgtcttaagtttgcctttgtgtgattacatcattggaatcagtctatttaaaattatcttatcttatcgaatcgtgagacacccaaagattcacatccctattTGTTAGTACTGTAAGGGAACAGATGAAAGGTGATGCAGACATGGGAAACTGGCTGCTCTCAGTCTTCTATTGTGCGGCCCTCAAAGTAAAcgtgaaaatacacaaaacggcaaaaaaaaaacacaaaactccaaaaaacatttaaaaaatctcaataaaatctttcctgtattaatgctcagatcggccTTTAATCTAAATGCTGGATCAGTCAATCACTACATACAGTGCAGTACAGTCTGTTCGCAGAGACTCAAACGACAGAATGAAGATTAGAACTCAAACCCTcgtcttcctcccactgcccAAACATGTAGGTTAGATTAAAATGCCCTTAGGAGTGAATGACCAAATGTGaatctctgtttttgtgttccaTTTGAAGTGCatcactttttgcactttaaatatggtcttatttattattttgcgattatattcctattgagttgaaaacaTTATACCCAGAGTATGTATGCAGAGTTAGTTCCCTTTTTAAAGtgcattttctgtgttgttttttcaatatataatacaccaaaacagcattaaacaCCTGAAGAGGAAAACAGACacattgttattaaaaaaagcaCAGCACACAATGTAGATAgttgtttatatttgtatatatatattcatatattataTTGTGTTTACTTAACAAACAAGATAAATGCAATGTCTCCAAGTTAGcagtaacaataaaaatacaatatcttTGTGTCCTTAAGGTACATAGAATCAaaatggcaaaacaaaaaaactaagtaGTTCACAGAGGTACAAATATACAGTACAAATCTATTGTATTcaaaaagatacaaataatAATGCAACAAAATAGAGATATTAATGCTTTGTTAAAGTCAGGTAGGAGTGGGGTCGTCTAAGGGAGCACTTTGGGTCAACAACGCTAAGGCTTCTGAGAAAGCTCAATACATATTGGTACGTCGCCATACGATATAAAACTCACTATACAAAGTCCATACAACCTGGATTAAATTTGAGGATTGAGTTACATTTTACATAATTGCATATATTTTGAAggtttaggcttttttttttttaatagggtttttttttcttcacacatCACATGAGGAGCAGTGTCAACTTGTGCaggaataaaaaagtaaaatgtgggaaaagcacacacttctttaaaactttaaaccattcctttacattttatttgacatcAGTAACACCGAAAACCGTCAAATTCAACTTTAAGGTCCGAGGGGAAAGTTCACAGACGCCAAAACAATCCCATGAAACAGTAAAACCATTCTGGCTTTGATTAACACAGCCTGTCCTCTGTTTCAGACCAACGCATCGTAACAACCCCTCAGTTCCTCACACGATTTAAAACTATAGTTCATGATAGAACCACAAAACAGACGTGTGCACGTGTGGAGAGGAAGGATTTCCCTTTGTTGCCGACCGTGTGCAGAGGAGACTTTCCTTCATCCACATCCAtactgggaagaaaaaaaacatcaggaaCTAAAAGGATCAGTAGGATAAAAAGATAAGAAAATGTAACAAAGTGgaaagtaaaaaacacaaagtgggttTCAAACAGAGCTAGTCACTCTTCGAGAAGTTTCCTGCTTATGAAAAGGATACAGAGCGCAACATTTCTGATTCACCACAGGACAAAAGCCAAGTCTACCAGACGTGTCTCTCCATCCTTTCAGTTTCATACATTGTACAAAGCAGAGTTTAAGGCATTAAATCAACAAGCGTCGTCAGAGCAGTCTTTACAAAAGAACATCTATCTACAAAAACACATCCTGCACGGCTTCTGTGTGATTTACATTTTGAAATGCTCCTGTTCACCAACAGATTCAGAACACTGAAGTAAGGGCATTTAGTGCCTTTAGTTACGGCCACAGACTATCAGGGATGTGGGAAGAAAACAGCAGGATGGTTAAACTAACACCATAACTGGACCGTCAAAACTTGTGCGAGTCTGCTTTAAGTGGGTGGCTCTAACTGACTGGTCCATCAGTCCTGTGCTATTTCAATAGGATGAGGGGCAAAAactaaacactgctttaaaatgaGTGCTACTAAACACTTGGACCAAATACTCATCACTGCACCAGCCGACCTGAAATATAACAACACGATACAAAGTTTACTGCATAGGAAACACCAACACCATAAGACACGTGTTCAGGGTTTGTTTGTATTGCTTACAGTGTGAGGGAATGCTcggccaaaagaaaaaaagctcatTTTAAAGCATGAATATTACGTTTTAAAAGGAGTGTTTCTACCTCATCACTCCAGTGTGGGAAGAGAATCCTCCGTTCTTGGCCTGTGTGCGTGAACGCATCATCTTTAATTCTATGATGCTGTGGCAGTTCCAACAGTTACATGGGGAGCAAAATTCTTTGGACTGAAAATTCTTGTTGCAGGAGAAGAGGGGGCTTGGAAACAGAAGGATGAATCATGAGCTACGGTATTTACACGCAGTGTTTTCAAACTGCTGCCTCATGTGAGTGTTAAACttaagctgctatccggagtttgaGAGAACGTCTCAATGGATGTCctgccctcaacagctctacttcctccccctgcctctgccaatctacgcctctacgtttgtgcacgtGCATTGTGAAACAAAGTCTcttaactacaaaaactacacatttattgttaaagtgccataacttttgattaaaacatgtttattacctgtctaTGAGAAATGTCGTCAAATCCTGGTCcgttctggatttttttttaaaagccgcaagtccctccacctttgaaacGCAGCTCCATCACAAAGACATTTATCTACAAGCTTTGTAAccagacttttcttttcttttttagtagaagATTTATACGTCGACAATCGTGGAATGGGTGACGGGAGTTTTGGAGCACTCCTCCATGACGCTCTGCTGCCCAGTGATAccggtttgctgttgtgacggtgCACGAGCATTCACTTTGACAGTGGCTCGCTCCAGGATGTCAAAGCCTGTTGGCTGGGCACGACGGACATCAACAAAAGCATGAAGCCACCATTTAATGCCGATTTCTGAGCAAGTTGTACAACATTGTCTGAAGTCCTCACCATCACAGACCAACGTTCCTCTCTGAAGCAGAAATAAGTTCATATCGAAAATGTTTGGGTGTAAAATACGAAGGAGGACAATCAAAACCAAACTGTGTGGGTGTGGTTTACACTTTTCTAAGGGAATGTCTGCATGAGGAATGTCTTCTGATTATAAACGTTTAGATGATGCTTTAATTGCACTTATCGGGCTTTCccttgtttttgttggtttttttttttaattcagtttcagtGACTGAAATTGTATAACTACTTCTAATAAGACTGCAGCATTCATCTTGGCTAAATTGTAAACAGAGTAAGACGTGCGTGTCAGttggttttctttttcctcttattGACAAAAACTCTTACTTCAAACCGTATTCccttcatttgaaaaaaaaacatctactaTACTGTGACACCTTCAGGGTTAGCGTGAGCTGGGTAAGGCCGGCCGCGTGCAACACTAAACAACATTAAGATCATTGCGATAAAGAACAGCCTTGTATTTCCCAAAACTACACAAGAGAATAAATATTGTTACAATGGCTTCTAGCACGAGCCTCAATGTTGTAAAAGTTAGGacttttggggggggggggacgacTAGTGCATTACCTTGAACAACCAACCAAGCCAAAAGAAGGTGAAAGGGAGAGATAAGGCGGTGTAAAGCGATACACGTGACAAGggtttcataaataaatccaataaaacacacaaatggcaAAATGGGtgacaaatttttaaaaaattatcgtGCTTTTACCTATAgttatacctttttttttcttttaaagttttcCATAGATTAGTATTTGTTAAAAGACATACACCGAATGATTGTTGAATGTACTGCCAGCTTCCTCCTGTGTGTTCTGATGGAGCACTTTGGtaattctgtgctttttaaactagctgctcatgtcttttttttccccttctacaagcattaaaatttaaatttgatcGCACCATACAGTAGTGAAAAGTAGTAGTAGGACATTTGTGTTGTATTTCAATAAGAACCActtttatgctgcgttcacaccgaatgcgtcaccggacgcatctgccgcacgaaacgttccgcaggatcaaaaaatgtccccatttgcaTCATGCGCACGTCTGAAGCGACGCACCTCTCACCAGGGAtacatccaacttggtgagtttcactgcctgctgaagcgaggagctgtactcctttttctcctctcataaataTAAACCACCAGTAAAAAAAGCCGGTGtaattagcggctaatgctatcctagctcagtgccaactttcaaagatgaaaactagagagaacttttacctgctaccaccacctcctcgctgattcgcCTCCataccaaatccttcctggtacggtcctggttataaaggctgtgtcatacagctcaagggggtcacacacagcttctactctatGGTTGAATGAGTGAAGAGATCGGTGTCCATGTtgacaaagactctgattggctttcgtcatgcaaaacagtcgcaggagttccaTAATTTCAACTCTTGTGAatgggagaaaatgacaaaaaaaaaaatcggaggAGAACTGGCTCGGCCAATGCTCTTGACGCTTGGATTGGACCGCAACGCTGCACAAGAAAGATTTCACACCTGTAacacatctatccattgactttgtatgtaatctggtcacACGAACAATTCGTgatgcattcggtgtgaacgcagcattaaagGTTCTGAGTACATTTTCTTTCAAAGCACCAAACCCAGGTGTAAAATCCCCTAAAACAGATTTGTTCTTTAAACATTGCCAACATGAGAAATTTGGAGTTTTGAGTTGTGTTGGTAAACACAAAAGCTATGCATTTGTGTGTCTGATCACACAAGTGACTTTAACAGACCCTGAAGAACAAAGTTCTGCAGTCTATGTGTCGAGAACATGAAAGGAGACGTTAACTGCACACGTTAACATACGAGACACAAAAAAGTACTTTGTACTCGTGAAGCAGTTAGAAGCTAAAAAACTGCCATGGAAATATCATCCAGCCTTTCCAAACAGATTTTTTCATGTATCTATCACCCACCACTTTGAGAGAAAGCAGTGGGTGCAACAGGGCGTGAGGCGAGTATATTTTCACTAGGGAAGTAAATATTCTTGATCAAACTGATTGATTTGATTGTAACTGGTAGCGTCCAGCCTAAGAGAGAATCCCAAAgaactcaaaaacaaaaaggagAATCTCTGCTGGCAGCACAGAGATTGGACTGCTGATGTCAGCAACTCCTCACTTCTTTGACTTTCTCTAGCTGAAAACAGGAACTAATGACAGATTCTCTGGTAACAAACATCTGTTGTTATTCCATCAAACAGGAAGCAGGAGCGTTTAGAATGGGATGGCAACCTCTGTCTGTGTATGAATGGTTTTGAGAAGAGGAGAAATGTACGGTGTAACGACTATGGTAAGCACTTCAGCTACATTGATTGTTCATGTCCCTTTCAGACCTCACCAACTAAGCCTTGGTGATTCCACCGAAGCAGAACTTCTCACTACGTCAACAACggatttgttgtttcttgtgtgcAAAATCTCAAACATTCTGAGGCTACATTCGCACTCTTCTATTCACCTCAACACTCGTGCCAGTCCAACACTTGCTACCCTACATAAATGCTACTTCCCTGCATTAGAGCGGCCCTCGATGGACAGTTTGACCTCCTGGGGGATGAAAGAAGGCCGCGGGTGGGCGGAGGTGATTATTTGAGGGCGTGGCCCTTCGTCTCCCTTCATGTTGTATCTTTGGAGGCCAGGTGAGGACCAGCGCCTGTGAGAGGAGCCCAGTGCTCCCATTGCCACCTCTGCAAAAGCAGGGCCCTCTGTGTGCAAATGGTAACTGCTCTGGCTTCTTGGATGCTCTGCTGAGGTCCGACTTGGCCGTGCCGGTAATTCAGTGAGCCCAGGAACCCCTGAAAAAGCTATTTCCTCTTTATCAACCCCTTCTCGATCCCCATCCTTTTGTCTTTCTCTCTGGATGCGGTCGACTCTGAAATGAGACTGAGGCCTTGCCAGCTGTGGAGCGGGGGGCCCCATTATCTGGTGAGCAGGTCCAGATGGAACATTGGCTTTGCTCGAAGTCCTTGAgaagttctgctgctgctgtggatgTTTCTGCTGCTGCGACTGGAGCTGCTGTTGTAAGGTGATGGACACGCAcatgtctcccacctgtagatGATGGCAGCTCAGGCCGTACAGCTGAGCCGTGTGCTCAGGGCTGCACGAGGACCATCCCTGACCAAACACAAAGAAGGGGTGCTCCGGGGGCACGTCAATGGTCACTTTACTCTGCTGCTCCCCAACAGTGAAATGAAGCGACACGAGCCCAGGTCTCTGCTGGCTGGGACGTATATCCGTCACCAAGCTGGAATCTATCTTCAGTCCTCCGCTCACCTCAGCGCTCTGCACAAAGTCCTGAGTCTGTAGATCTTCCACGCGCTTCAGCTCTCCCGTGGCCAGCTGGATGATGGCGCCCTTCATAAAGTGTGAGGGGTTGCCGGGTGCTGGGGCACGAGCGATGCTTGAAGCTAAGGCCTGAGTCACCTCGGCTGAGGGCGGGAGCGGAGGCTGTGGGGGAAGCTGCTGCTGAGCGGAGTTGGAGAGGCACACTCTGGCTGAAGAATCAGAGGCTTTAAAGCTTGGGTTTGCTGAGGCCGTGTTGGCAGATACATGGCTTACTAAGTTGTTGTTGGCCCGTtctgggtggtggtggtggtgttgttgttgctgctgctgctgaagagcCTGTTGTGAGTGATACTCAACAGGAATCAGGACTGGTTGCCCATTAGCAAACATGACAGCGTGGCCTGGTTGTCCAGTTGGTTGCTGGAGTCCGATTACCCTGGGATCGCTGTAACTTGCTAGCTGAGTTGCATATGCTGTGCGGCCCCCTGTGGTCTCTGTATGGACATCCCGGGCTCTCTGGCCACCCTGAGAGAGATTTAAGGGAGCAAACGTGACCTCTTTCCGCACTGAACCAGCAGTTTGACTGGAAGACACTAAACGACCAACCACTTGCTGCACCTGCAGGGAAGTAAGAAAGATGTTTTATGCAAGTCTCCATTTAACACAAATCTTATGTCCACCATGATTTTTGAAAACAGAAGGCACTCATTTTTAGATGAATCACATATATGGATCTTGCTTGTGGCTCAGGTGAAGGAACACATTGTGCTTTAATCACAGCATTATTCCCTCAAACTCAATTCTCATCCTGACCAACAAGCTTGGGATGAAAACACTCTTCCTTTGGTCATCCCAAAAGGGAATAGGCACCCAACAAGCTATATATGTTAAGATGTGATCATGCAGGAATCATCAACTTGTTTGCTTTTTAACTTaacacagacatgggcaacaagCAGCCCAAtgtaagcacacaaaatgacaaaaaaacgactcaaaatgaccaaaaaattaaaaaaaaaacagcaaaatacagataattttacttactttaaaaacacacgaggcaactttaaatattaaaaaaacaactgaacatatacaaaactaaaaccaaaattatatataatgcCATAAAATTACATAgaatgattctaaaaacacaaaatgacaacacacaagacaacaactaaaatgacaccaaaaatacacaaatgacgacaaaaacaaactattagaaatatatttacaaaatgactgagTTCAAagacaaatcacacaaaaacaacaaaaatacctcaCCATCTAAAAATAAACTGAGTAATAATGTACAGTCAAGCATGTCACAGCATCAGAA containing:
- the znf821 gene encoding zinc finger protein 821 isoform X4, translating into MDGRDEFEDGECCSNNSQEAHGQDSLSEDSDSDLDNHGEDSSSNTSADDHMSGKRTQCRLQRAGVKEESEEGADGNNLVCPLCTLDFSSPEKLISHVYQHTTMMSNTKSYVCPVCGRALSSPGSLGRHLLIHSEDRLSNCAVCGARFTDTNTFNREKLKGLLDMSKMDVTSGRDPCSLSSSPMSSSHSCHGHGPGPGPSPSSCQGPCTCQPPGQSPHLCQGHHTCHGPGPISSQCQASTQCHGPGSGAGLRLGPETCTGSDQEPTFPSLPDGLLSNGPSLASIPDSLNTSPSSLPPIPDILSPMPVYPAGVLLVCNSCVSYQQLVDSQSPMRKWALRRKNEPLEARLHRLERERTAKKNKRACETEDERELRRLRDREAKRMQRMQETDEQRSRRLQRDREAMRLKRANETPEKRQARLIREREAKRIKRRLEKIDPALRTQIEHDPAAMAALTADMSLFQFPCPMPVPSMDNGLFMKMP
- the znf821 gene encoding zinc finger protein 821 isoform X1; translated protein: MSRRKQTNPFKVNWPFHSSGVTGLQHSINMDGRDEFEDGECCSNNSQEAHGQDSLSEDSDSDLDNHGEDSSSNTSADDHMSGKRTQCRLQRAGVKEESEEGADGNNLVCPLCTLDFSSPEKLISHVYQHTTMMSNTKSYVCPVCGRALSSPGSLGRHLLIHSEDRLSNCAVCGARFTDTNTFNREKLKGLLDMSKMDVTSGRDPCSLSSSPMSSSHSCHGHGPGPGPSPSSCQGPCTCQPPGQSPHLCQGHHTCHGPGPISSQCQASTQCHGPGSGAGLRLGPETCTGSDQEPTFPSLPDGLLSNGPSLASIPDSLNTSPSSLPPIPDILSPMPVYPAGVLLVCNSCVSYQQLVDSQSPMRKWALRRKNEPLEARLHRLERERTAKKNKRACETEDERELRRLRDREAKRMQRMQETDEQRSRRLQRDREAMRLKRANETPEKRQARLIREREAKRIKRRLEKIDPALRTQIEHDPAAMAALTADMSLFQFPCPMPVPSMDNGLFMKMP
- the znf821 gene encoding zinc finger protein 821 isoform X2; protein product: MSRRKQTNPFKVNWPFHSSGVTGLQHSINMDGRDEFEDGECCSNNSQEAHGQDSLSDSDSDLDNHGEDSSSNTSADDHMSGKRTQCRLQRAGVKEESEEGADGNNLVCPLCTLDFSSPEKLISHVYQHTTMMSNTKSYVCPVCGRALSSPGSLGRHLLIHSEDRLSNCAVCGARFTDTNTFNREKLKGLLDMSKMDVTSGRDPCSLSSSPMSSSHSCHGHGPGPGPSPSSCQGPCTCQPPGQSPHLCQGHHTCHGPGPISSQCQASTQCHGPGSGAGLRLGPETCTGSDQEPTFPSLPDGLLSNGPSLASIPDSLNTSPSSLPPIPDILSPMPVYPAGVLLVCNSCVSYQQLVDSQSPMRKWALRRKNEPLEARLHRLERERTAKKNKRACETEDERELRRLRDREAKRMQRMQETDEQRSRRLQRDREAMRLKRANETPEKRQARLIREREAKRIKRRLEKIDPALRTQIEHDPAAMAALTADMSLFQFPCPMPVPSMDNGLFMKMP
- the znf821 gene encoding zinc finger protein 821 isoform X3 — translated: MGPFHSSGVTGLQHSINMDGRDEFEDGECCSNNSQEAHGQDSLSEDSDSDLDNHGEDSSSNTSADDHMSGKRTQCRLQRAGVKEESEEGADGNNLVCPLCTLDFSSPEKLISHVYQHTTMMSNTKSYVCPVCGRALSSPGSLGRHLLIHSEDRLSNCAVCGARFTDTNTFNREKLKGLLDMSKMDVTSGRDPCSLSSSPMSSSHSCHGHGPGPGPSPSSCQGPCTCQPPGQSPHLCQGHHTCHGPGPISSQCQASTQCHGPGSGAGLRLGPETCTGSDQEPTFPSLPDGLLSNGPSLASIPDSLNTSPSSLPPIPDILSPMPVYPAGVLLVCNSCVSYQQLVDSQSPMRKWALRRKNEPLEARLHRLERERTAKKNKRACETEDERELRRLRDREAKRMQRMQETDEQRSRRLQRDREAMRLKRANETPEKRQARLIREREAKRIKRRLEKIDPALRTQIEHDPAAMAALTADMSLFQFPCPMPVPSMDNGLFMKMP